The Pseudomonadota bacterium DNA segment GAGAGAGATGGAGAAATAGTCATCAAGCCGATTACAGATGAATACATAAAAAAGATGGCCGGAATCACAGGTACAAAGGGAAAGCTCCTTAAGGCCTTGAAAGAAGAAAAGGCAAGGGAGCGCAAACTGTGAAGGTGGCGCTGAGGGTTCTCGATGCATATAGTCTCATAGCCTATCTTGAAGGTGAAAAAGGCACTGATACTATGATTGAGATTTTCAAATCAGCAAGGGATTCCGGTAAGAACCTTCTCCTTTCTGTAGTGAACTGGGGGGAAGTTTATTATATTACCTTAAGAGAAGAAGGGCAGAAACGCGCAGATGAAACCTCCCATCTTATATCAACCTTACCCATAGAAATAGTTCCGGTGGATTTAGAGATTACAAAGAAAGCTGCTGAATATAAGGCAACTAAAAAAATGTCCTATGCCGACTGTTTCGCAGCTGCATTAGCGAAACTCTGCAAAGCTGAATTGGTAACGGGTGATGAAGATTTCAAACAAGTG contains these protein-coding regions:
- a CDS encoding type II toxin-antitoxin system VapC family toxin; protein product: MKVALRVLDAYSLIAYLEGEKGTDTMIEIFKSARDSGKNLLLSVVNWGEVYYITLREEGQKRADETSHLISTLPIEIVPVDLEITKKAAEYKATKKMSYADCFAAALAKLCKAELVTGDEDFKQVESEVKILWIF
- a CDS encoding AbrB/MazE/SpoVT family DNA-binding domain-containing protein; this translates as MDKTIVTTKGQVVIPSKLRRKLGIKQGTQVTFFERDGEIVIKPITDEYIKKMAGITGTKGKLLKALKEEKARERKL